From Draconibacterium halophilum, one genomic window encodes:
- the recG gene encoding ATP-dependent DNA helicase RecG, with the protein MSEFLDQEIKFLPGVGPKRAEILFKELKIKTFRDLIYYYPYKYIDRTKFYKISDIRTEMAYIQVKGVLRAMETVGTGGKQRLVARFSDSTGTMELVWFRGIKWQKEQLRMNKTYIVFGKPALFSGRISVVHPEMETEEEMQLKPVGLFQGHYNTTEKMKKQFLTSKIINKFQLTLLGLAKGKIRETLPEHLITQLKLMPLEQALSAIHKPEQTTELKNATFRLKFEELFLIQLKILALKHNRKQKFKGFYFEKVGYNFNTFYEKFLPFELTNAQKKVIKEIRRDVNGTSQMNRLLQGDVGSGKTLVALMTMLLAMDNEFQSCLMAPTEILAQQHYQSISKMLDGMGINVGLLTGSTKAKQRKILHEALQSGAMQVVIGTHALIEDTVSFNRLGLVIVDEQHRFGVAQRAKLWKKNDLIPPHILVMTATPIPRTLAMTVYGDLEVSVIDELPPGRKPIQTMHFFENRRAQLNRFLQQQIDKGTQVYIVFPLISESEKMDLKNLEEGYRHISDTFPDYQISMVHGKMKPNLKESAMQAFKRGETQIMVATTVIEVGVDVPNAAVMVIESAERFGLSQLHQLRGRVGRGAEQSYCILMSSYKISSESRKRLETMVRTNDGFEIAEVDMKLRGPGDLEGTQQSGVGFDLKIANLGRDGEILQKARNIANDILDDDPLLQKEQNQLLLKNLLSSKDTSFDWSSIS; encoded by the coding sequence ATGTCAGAATTTCTCGATCAGGAAATAAAATTCTTACCCGGCGTTGGTCCAAAGCGTGCGGAAATTTTATTCAAAGAACTGAAAATTAAAACCTTCAGAGATTTGATTTATTATTATCCCTACAAATACATCGACCGTACGAAGTTTTATAAGATTTCCGACATCAGAACAGAAATGGCATATATTCAGGTAAAAGGCGTTTTGCGCGCAATGGAAACAGTTGGCACCGGAGGAAAGCAGCGACTTGTTGCCCGCTTTTCGGATAGCACCGGCACCATGGAACTGGTGTGGTTTCGGGGCATAAAATGGCAAAAAGAGCAACTCCGAATGAACAAAACCTACATTGTTTTCGGGAAGCCGGCTTTGTTTAGTGGCCGAATTAGCGTGGTTCATCCTGAGATGGAAACCGAGGAAGAAATGCAACTCAAACCAGTCGGGCTGTTTCAGGGGCATTACAATACTACCGAGAAAATGAAAAAGCAGTTTCTCACCTCAAAAATCATTAACAAATTTCAGCTCACTTTGCTGGGACTGGCCAAAGGAAAAATCAGAGAAACATTGCCAGAACATTTGATTACTCAGCTAAAACTGATGCCACTTGAGCAAGCTTTATCAGCCATTCATAAACCGGAACAAACCACTGAGCTGAAAAATGCGACATTCCGTCTGAAGTTTGAGGAGTTGTTTCTAATTCAGTTAAAAATACTGGCCTTAAAACACAACCGCAAACAGAAATTCAAGGGATTTTATTTTGAAAAAGTAGGGTACAACTTCAATACTTTTTACGAAAAATTTTTACCGTTTGAGCTCACCAATGCACAAAAAAAAGTGATTAAAGAAATCAGGCGAGATGTAAATGGCACGTCTCAGATGAATCGCTTGTTACAGGGCGACGTTGGAAGTGGAAAAACCCTGGTGGCGTTAATGACCATGCTGCTGGCTATGGACAACGAATTCCAAAGTTGCTTGATGGCGCCAACCGAGATTTTGGCCCAGCAGCACTATCAATCGATATCAAAAATGCTTGATGGCATGGGGATTAATGTGGGTCTGCTTACCGGATCGACAAAAGCCAAACAGCGCAAGATTTTGCATGAAGCGCTGCAATCGGGAGCAATGCAGGTTGTTATTGGCACACATGCACTAATTGAAGACACAGTGAGCTTCAATCGACTTGGATTGGTTATCGTAGACGAGCAACACCGTTTTGGCGTGGCGCAACGGGCAAAGCTCTGGAAAAAGAATGATCTCATTCCACCGCATATTTTAGTAATGACCGCCACTCCGATACCAAGAACATTGGCAATGACGGTTTATGGTGATTTAGAAGTTTCTGTAATCGATGAATTACCGCCGGGAAGAAAACCGATTCAAACCATGCACTTTTTCGAAAACAGAAGAGCTCAGTTGAACCGTTTCTTGCAGCAGCAAATCGATAAAGGCACGCAGGTATATATTGTTTTCCCGTTAATTTCCGAGTCGGAAAAAATGGATCTGAAAAACCTGGAGGAAGGCTACCGGCATATTTCCGATACTTTCCCCGATTACCAGATAAGTATGGTACACGGAAAAATGAAGCCCAACTTAAAAGAAAGTGCCATGCAGGCTTTTAAACGTGGCGAAACACAAATAATGGTCGCCACCACAGTTATTGAAGTTGGTGTTGATGTTCCAAATGCAGCAGTTATGGTAATTGAAAGTGCCGAACGTTTTGGTTTGTCGCAGTTACACCAGTTACGCGGTCGTGTTGGGCGTGGTGCAGAACAATCGTATTGTATACTCATGTCGTCGTACAAAATAAGCAGCGAAAGCCGCAAACGCCTGGAAACCATGGTGCGCACCAACGATGGTTTTGAAATAGCCGAAGTAGATATGAAATTACGTGGCCCTGGCGATTTGGAAGGCACACAGCAAAGTGGCGTAGGCTTCGATCTGAAAATTGCCAATCTCGGGAGAGATGGAGAGATTTTACAAAAAGCTCGAAACATTGCGAACGATATTCTCGACGACGATCCTCTTTTACAAAAAGAGCAAAATCAGTTGCTTCTTAAAAATCTGTTATCATCAAAGGATACAAGCTTCGACTGGTCTTCGATAAGTTAA
- a CDS encoding aldo/keto reductase, whose translation MDKVQLPSSDVKITPITFGAWAIGGWFWGGAEENESIKAIEAAIANGMTTIDTAPVYGFGQSEEFVGKAIKGKRSKVELLTKFGLVWDRKSGHIHYEKTVDNEGNPVSLYRLGSKKNVIKECEDCLQRLGTDYIDLFQQHWPDSSTPLEETMEALEILKDQGKIRAGGVSNYSANEMKKAEKYFKLSSNQVPYSMVNRDIEDEVVPHCIANNKAIIAYSPLQRGVLTGKITADYKFSEGDHRPTTPFFKEPNLSRINALLDKIKPIAESKQATLAQLVLNWTMRQPGITCVLAGARNEKQVLENLKAAELMVSDDEFASIRKKLDQLTLEV comes from the coding sequence ATGGATAAAGTACAGTTACCTTCATCAGACGTAAAAATAACACCTATTACTTTTGGAGCCTGGGCCATTGGCGGATGGTTTTGGGGCGGAGCAGAAGAAAATGAATCGATAAAAGCAATAGAGGCAGCCATTGCAAACGGAATGACGACCATCGATACCGCACCGGTTTACGGTTTTGGTCAAAGCGAAGAATTTGTTGGTAAAGCTATTAAAGGGAAACGAAGTAAAGTTGAGTTACTAACAAAATTTGGTCTGGTATGGGACCGAAAGTCGGGGCATATTCATTATGAAAAAACTGTTGATAACGAGGGAAATCCGGTAAGTCTGTATCGTTTGGGCAGCAAAAAAAATGTGATAAAAGAGTGCGAAGATTGTTTACAACGACTTGGCACTGATTATATTGATCTCTTTCAGCAACACTGGCCCGACAGTTCCACCCCCCTCGAAGAAACAATGGAAGCTTTGGAAATTCTGAAAGATCAGGGGAAAATTAGGGCAGGAGGAGTAAGTAATTATTCGGCAAACGAAATGAAAAAAGCAGAAAAGTATTTCAAGCTTTCTTCGAATCAGGTTCCATACAGCATGGTTAACCGAGATATTGAAGACGAAGTAGTGCCCCACTGCATTGCCAACAATAAAGCAATTATAGCTTACAGTCCGCTGCAACGAGGTGTTTTAACCGGTAAAATTACCGCTGATTATAAATTTAGTGAAGGCGATCATCGCCCAACTACCCCATTTTTTAAGGAGCCAAACTTATCGCGAATCAATGCACTTCTGGATAAAATAAAACCTATTGCTGAATCGAAACAAGCAACTTTAGCACAATTGGTTCTGAACTGGACCATGAGACAACCCGGAATTACTTGTGTTCTCGCCGGAGCCCGAAATGAAAAACAAGTGCTGGAAAACCTGAAGGCGGCAGAACTAATGGTCTCCGATGACGAGTTTGCATCTATTCGAAAAAAACTGGATCAACTTACTCTGGAAGTCTAA
- the dat gene encoding D-amino-acid transaminase, translating to MSSIVYLNGEFIAAEEARISPNDRGFLFADGVYEVAKYYHGKAFRFQDHLDRLKRSLKEICIAYDTEKLEAVFMELIRKNDMLDKHAGIYLQISRGAAKRSHHFPEDIEPTVYAYAFDLPSAVEKLENGIKVITRDDIRWQRCDIKSVSLLPNTMLYDEAHKNGAGECILIRDGKVAEATHSSVLCVKNGIVVTRPLSNLILPGITRKVIMELCAAHNIPVEERLFTQEELHEMDEVFIAGTGSEICPVVQIEDKLIADGKPGKTTRLLQKLFFELT from the coding sequence ATGAGCAGTATCGTTTATCTGAATGGAGAATTTATTGCAGCTGAAGAAGCTCGTATCTCGCCAAACGACCGAGGATTTCTGTTTGCTGATGGTGTTTACGAAGTAGCGAAATATTACCATGGAAAAGCTTTTCGTTTTCAGGATCATTTAGACCGCCTGAAACGCAGTTTGAAAGAGATTTGTATTGCATATGATACCGAAAAACTAGAGGCTGTTTTTATGGAATTGATCCGAAAAAACGATATGCTTGATAAGCACGCAGGCATTTACCTGCAAATTTCGCGGGGGGCGGCCAAACGTTCACATCATTTTCCAGAAGATATCGAGCCAACAGTTTATGCTTATGCTTTTGATCTTCCCTCAGCTGTCGAAAAACTGGAAAATGGAATTAAGGTTATTACCCGCGACGATATTCGTTGGCAACGCTGCGATATTAAATCGGTTTCGTTACTGCCCAATACTATGTTGTATGATGAAGCTCATAAAAACGGGGCAGGAGAGTGTATTCTTATCCGCGATGGTAAGGTAGCCGAAGCAACACATTCAAGTGTGCTTTGCGTAAAAAATGGCATTGTGGTAACGCGTCCGTTATCGAACTTAATTTTACCAGGCATTACCCGAAAAGTGATCATGGAACTTTGCGCTGCCCATAACATTCCGGTTGAAGAACGCCTGTTTACACAAGAAGAACTGCATGAAATGGACGAAGTTTTTATTGCCGGAACAGGAAGCGAAATTTGCCCTGTTGTACAAATAGAAGACAAGTTGATTGCCGATGGAAAACCGGGAAAAACAACCCGTTTACTGCAAAAACTGTTTTTTGAGTTGACTTAA
- a CDS encoding RNA recognition motif domain-containing protein has product MNIYIGNLPFNLGEEDLREIFEEYGEVASAKIIMDKFTGRSKGFGFVEMEDDAEANKAIEELNNAEVAGRNIKVNESKPRENNNRGGGGGGGYNRGGGGGYGRRERY; this is encoded by the coding sequence ATGAACATTTACATTGGAAATTTGCCCTTCAATTTGGGCGAAGAAGATTTGAGAGAAATTTTTGAAGAGTATGGTGAAGTTGCTTCAGCTAAAATTATCATGGATAAATTTACTGGTAGAAGCAAAGGATTCGGTTTTGTTGAAATGGAAGATGACGCGGAAGCTAACAAAGCTATCGAAGAATTGAACAACGCTGAGGTTGCAGGACGTAACATCAAAGTAAACGAATCAAAACCACGTGAAAACAACAACCGCGGTGGCGGTGGTGGTGGTGGTTACAACCGCGGTGGCGGAGGTGGTTACGGTCGTCGTGAGCGTTACTAG
- a CDS encoding ubiquitin-activating E1 family protein has translation MMRKKLSQLGVKKGFKVVFSPETIDKEAVRIEEGQNKKSTVGTISYMPPLFGCFIASEVIRELTAE, from the coding sequence ATGATGCGTAAAAAATTGTCGCAATTAGGTGTTAAAAAGGGCTTTAAGGTTGTTTTTTCACCCGAAACTATTGATAAAGAAGCAGTCCGTATCGAGGAAGGTCAAAATAAAAAATCGACAGTAGGAACAATATCGTACATGCCACCGCTTTTTGGGTGCTTTATTGCCAGTGAAGTTATTCGCGAGCTAACGGCAGAATAA
- a CDS encoding tRNA threonylcarbamoyladenosine dehydratase: protein MPNKKLAFGVMHWLERTELLLGEEKLAKLKNANVLVVGLGGVGAYAAEQLCRAGIGKMTIVDGDVVEESNRNRQLPALISTKGLPKAEILARRFHDINPNLELTIVNEFIRDKRVIEILQRQPFDYVVDAIDTLSPKVFLVYHALQLQLRVISSMGAGGKMDPSKIELCDIKNRTIVNWPK from the coding sequence TTGCCCAACAAAAAATTAGCTTTTGGAGTTATGCACTGGTTGGAACGAACTGAGTTATTGTTAGGAGAAGAAAAACTGGCTAAATTAAAAAATGCAAATGTGCTGGTTGTTGGGTTAGGTGGTGTTGGAGCTTATGCGGCAGAACAATTATGTCGCGCAGGAATTGGAAAGATGACCATTGTTGATGGCGATGTTGTTGAAGAAAGTAACCGTAACCGCCAGTTACCGGCGTTAATAAGTACTAAAGGATTACCAAAAGCTGAAATTCTGGCTAGGCGCTTTCATGATATTAATCCCAATCTGGAATTGACAATCGTGAATGAATTTATTCGCGACAAGCGTGTTATCGAGATTTTACAAAGGCAGCCTTTTGATTATGTGGTTGATGCCATAGACACGCTTTCTCCCAAAGTTTTTCTGGTATATCATGCCTTGCAATTGCAACTTCGGGTGATTAGTTCGATGGGAGCAGGCGGGAAAATGGATCCGTCGAAAATAGAATTGTGCGATATAAAAAATCGTACAATTGTAAACTGGCCAAAATGA